In one window of Rhizobium sp. ACO-34A DNA:
- a CDS encoding bifunctional methylenetetrahydrofolate dehydrogenase/methenyltetrahydrofolate cyclohydrolase has translation MTTVIDGKQAAASVVAAVKAAAGKLETEAGRKPGLAVVIVGDDPASHAYVNSKGKMAKQCGFKSVQHTLPEETSQETLMALVAELNADPEIDGILVQLPLPKHLNSDAVIQSILPEKDVDGLHVVNAGKLATGDMETGLVSCTPAGAMILVRQIHGSDLSGLNALVIGRSNLFGKPMAQLLLNANATVTIAHSRSRDLAGIARSADILVAAVGRAEMVKADWVKPGATVIDVGINRVPAPEKGEGKNKLVGDVDFAQCAPVAAAISPVPGGVGPMTIAMLMANTVIAAYRAAGRQAPKF, from the coding sequence GTGACGACGGTGATTGATGGCAAGCAGGCAGCCGCATCGGTTGTCGCAGCGGTGAAGGCCGCTGCCGGGAAACTTGAGACCGAAGCGGGCCGCAAGCCGGGTCTGGCTGTGGTGATCGTCGGGGATGATCCGGCAAGCCATGCCTATGTGAACTCCAAGGGCAAGATGGCAAAGCAGTGCGGCTTCAAGTCCGTGCAGCACACCCTTCCCGAAGAGACCAGCCAGGAAACGCTGATGGCGCTGGTCGCCGAACTCAATGCCGATCCGGAAATCGACGGTATTCTCGTTCAGCTGCCCCTGCCGAAGCATCTGAATTCCGATGCGGTGATCCAGTCGATCCTGCCGGAAAAGGATGTCGATGGCCTGCATGTGGTCAATGCCGGCAAGCTCGCCACCGGCGATATGGAAACCGGCCTTGTCTCCTGCACGCCGGCAGGTGCGATGATCCTCGTGCGCCAGATCCACGGCAGCGATCTCTCCGGCCTCAATGCGCTGGTGATCGGCCGATCCAACCTGTTCGGCAAGCCGATGGCGCAGTTGCTGCTCAACGCTAACGCCACCGTTACCATCGCCCATTCCCGCAGCCGCGATCTCGCCGGCATCGCCCGGAGCGCCGATATTCTGGTCGCCGCCGTCGGCCGCGCCGAAATGGTCAAGGCTGACTGGGTAAAGCCGGGTGCGACTGTCATCGATGTCGGCATCAACCGCGTTCCCGCCCCGGAAAAGGGCGAGGGCAAGAACAAACTGGTCGGTGACGTCGATTTTGCCCAGTGCGCGCCGGTTGCTGCCGCCATTTCGCCGGTTCCGGGCGGTGTCGGCCCGATGACCATCGCCATGCTGATGGCCAATACCGTGATTGCCGCCTATCGCGCGGCGGGCCGTCAGGCTCCGAAGTTCTGA
- a CDS encoding two-component system response regulator yields MIVVVDERELVTEGYTSLFGREGIPSTGFDPVEFGEWVNTAADADIAAIEAFLIGQSDDSFALPRAIRDRSRAPVIAVSDQPSLETTLALFDSGVDDVVRKPVHPREILARAAAIRRRLTAISSFTDIGPIRVFSDGRDPEIQGEVFALPRRERRILEYLIANRGRRVSKSQIFSAIYGIFDEDVEENVVESHISKLRKKLRKKLGFDPVDSKRFLGYCIDWK; encoded by the coding sequence ATGATCGTAGTAGTTGACGAGCGAGAGCTCGTGACGGAGGGATACACCTCCCTGTTCGGAAGAGAAGGCATTCCATCGACCGGGTTCGACCCTGTCGAATTCGGCGAATGGGTCAATACGGCGGCCGACGCCGACATCGCGGCCATCGAGGCTTTCCTCATCGGCCAGAGCGACGACAGCTTCGCCCTGCCGAGAGCCATCCGCGATCGTTCGCGCGCTCCCGTGATTGCGGTCTCCGACCAGCCTTCGCTGGAAACCACGCTCGCCCTCTTCGACAGCGGCGTCGACGATGTCGTCCGGAAGCCGGTTCATCCCCGCGAGATCCTGGCGCGTGCCGCGGCCATCCGCCGGCGTCTCACCGCCATCTCCTCCTTCACCGACATCGGACCGATCCGCGTCTTTTCCGACGGCCGCGATCCCGAGATCCAGGGCGAGGTCTTCGCGCTTCCCCGCCGTGAGCGCCGCATTCTCGAATACCTGATTGCAAACCGCGGTCGCCGCGTGTCCAAGTCCCAGATCTTCTCCGCCATCTACGGCATCTTCGACGAGGACGTCGAAGAAAACGTCGTCGAAAGCCACATTTCCAAGCTCAGAAAGAAACTGCGCAAGAAGCTCGGTTTCGATCCCGTCGATTCCAAGCGCTTCCTCGGATACTGCATCGACTGGAAGTGA
- a CDS encoding transcriptional regulator yields MNLKQLSELLGLSQTTISRAINGYPEVNEETRQRVLKAAQETGYRPNRAAQRLATGKTGSIGLVLPTAPGHYSDVHFGEFQSGLAEEALRHDFHFVIMPSHPRDEEQAIRWLVASGSVDGYYLAYMRENDPRIAMAKSLAVPFIVHGRSHGLPLDYPYLDVDNEGAFRDAAEHLLQLGHRRFALLNGPEDLDFALRRKLGAMAALREKGLDLAPSHMRHTVMTDEFGYRGMAELLELPDRPTAVLCGSTVLALGAIRAIHMAGLKLGEDISLIAHDDVLPLLKPENFTVPLTTTRSSLRAAGIRIAQRLISTINRTQPQPPEHELWKTDLVIRASTGPAPQ; encoded by the coding sequence GTGAATCTGAAACAACTGTCCGAGCTTCTCGGCCTGTCGCAAACGACGATCAGCCGGGCGATAAACGGCTATCCCGAGGTCAACGAGGAAACGCGCCAGCGTGTGCTGAAGGCCGCGCAGGAAACCGGCTACAGGCCGAATCGCGCGGCGCAGCGCCTCGCCACCGGCAAGACCGGCTCGATCGGACTGGTGCTGCCGACAGCACCCGGGCATTATTCCGACGTGCACTTCGGCGAATTCCAGAGCGGGCTTGCGGAAGAAGCCCTTCGTCACGATTTCCATTTCGTCATCATGCCATCGCATCCGCGCGACGAGGAGCAGGCAATCCGCTGGCTGGTGGCAAGCGGCAGCGTCGACGGCTATTACCTCGCCTACATGCGCGAGAACGACCCGCGCATCGCCATGGCGAAATCGCTCGCGGTGCCCTTCATCGTGCATGGCCGGTCCCACGGCCTGCCGCTCGACTATCCCTATCTCGATGTCGATAATGAAGGCGCGTTCCGCGATGCGGCCGAGCACCTGCTGCAGCTCGGGCATCGTCGTTTCGCCCTGCTCAACGGTCCCGAAGATCTGGATTTCGCCCTCAGGCGCAAGCTCGGAGCGATGGCAGCGCTACGGGAAAAGGGGCTGGATCTCGCTCCTTCCCATATGCGCCATACGGTGATGACGGACGAATTCGGCTATCGCGGCATGGCCGAACTGCTGGAACTGCCGGATCGGCCGACCGCGGTGCTCTGTGGCAGTACGGTTCTCGCTCTCGGCGCGATCAGGGCAATCCACATGGCGGGCCTGAAACTCGGCGAGGACATCTCGCTGATCGCGCATGACGACGTGTTGCCGCTGCTGAAGCCGGAAAACTTTACCGTGCCACTGACGACGACGCGATCCTCACTCAGGGCAGCCGGCATCCGGATCGCCCAGCGACTGATTTCCACGATCAACCGGACGCAGCCGCAGCCGCCGGAACACGAACTCTGGAAAACCGATCTGGTGATCCGCGCCTCGACCGGACCGGCGCCGCAATAA
- a CDS encoding flagellar hook protein FlgE: MSLFGTMKTAVSGMNAQANRLGTVGDNIANSSTTAYKKASTSFSSLVLPSTSGNYNSGGVETNVSYSVSEQGALEYTTSGTDLAIQGDGFFIVQDTAGNIFLTRAGSFTLNEDGQLVNDAGYLLLGYSASGGTPTTVVNSYDGLTPITVSNTGLTAVATTTGSLTGNLNYSADIVAVGSYASDNNSAIVVDSDSILKTSVTTYDAVGASITYDFYYTKTLDGTWEVAVYNAADANTSGGGSFPYSSGPITTADLTFDSKGKLATVSPSTTGSATDFTIDVNGITFDMAGMTQLAADSAIDDGSANGSAAEAMLGIEVDSDGTVYATYAKSDPKALYQIALATVESPDNLTLYSGNVYRTSATSGVVTVGFAGSPGFGEIIAGALETSNVDLASELTEMIEAQRSYTANSKVFQTGSDLMDVLINLVR, from the coding sequence ATGAGCCTTTTTGGAACCATGAAGACGGCAGTGTCCGGCATGAACGCGCAAGCGAATCGCCTGGGCACGGTCGGCGACAACATCGCGAATTCCAGCACCACGGCATACAAGAAGGCCTCCACGTCCTTTTCATCGCTGGTTCTGCCCTCGACCTCGGGCAACTACAACTCCGGCGGCGTCGAGACAAACGTCTCCTATTCCGTATCCGAGCAGGGCGCGCTGGAATACACCACCTCTGGCACAGACCTCGCCATCCAGGGCGACGGCTTCTTTATCGTGCAGGACACCGCCGGCAACATCTTCCTGACGCGCGCCGGCTCCTTCACGCTCAATGAAGATGGCCAGCTCGTCAACGACGCCGGCTACCTCCTCCTCGGCTATTCGGCCAGCGGCGGCACGCCGACCACGGTCGTCAACTCCTATGACGGCCTGACGCCGATCACAGTCTCCAATACCGGCCTGACGGCGGTCGCCACCACCACCGGCTCCCTGACCGGCAACCTCAACTATTCCGCCGACATCGTGGCTGTGGGCTCCTACGCGAGCGACAACAACTCCGCCATCGTGGTTGACTCCGACAGCATCCTGAAGACCTCGGTCACCACCTATGATGCCGTCGGTGCGTCGATCACCTACGATTTCTACTATACCAAGACGCTCGACGGCACCTGGGAAGTCGCGGTGTACAATGCCGCGGATGCCAACACCTCCGGCGGCGGTAGCTTCCCCTATTCCTCCGGTCCGATCACGACCGCCGATCTGACGTTCGACTCGAAGGGCAAACTGGCCACGGTTTCCCCCAGCACGACCGGCAGCGCCACCGACTTCACCATCGACGTGAATGGCATCACCTTCGACATGGCGGGCATGACCCAGCTTGCGGCGGATTCGGCCATCGACGATGGCAGCGCCAACGGCAGCGCGGCGGAGGCCATGCTCGGCATCGAAGTGGATTCGGACGGCACGGTCTACGCCACCTATGCCAAGAGCGATCCGAAGGCTCTCTACCAGATCGCCCTGGCGACCGTGGAAAGCCCCGATAACCTGACGCTCTATTCCGGCAACGTCTACCGCACCAGCGCAACCTCGGGCGTCGTCACCGTCGGCTTCGCCGGTTCGCCCGGCTTTGGCGAAATCATCGCTGGCGCGCTCGAAACCTCGAACGTCGACCTTGCTTCGGAATTGACCGAAATGATCGAGGCGCAGCGCAGCTACACTGCAAACTCCAAGGTATTCCAGACCGGTTCCGACCTGATGGACGTTCTCATCAATCTGGTCCGGTAA
- a CDS encoding flagellar biosynthesis regulator FlhF, whose amino-acid sequence MFQFSYAEIMEDDLTLARERERQVLTRSIEYLTAAKETERYGKEAIEAVYYTRRVWLRFIEDLKQPENELSVELRANLISIAIWILKECEQIRKRKSQNYQAIIDVTTIIRDGLK is encoded by the coding sequence ATGTTCCAGTTTTCATATGCGGAGATCATGGAAGATGATCTTACCCTCGCCAGAGAAAGGGAACGCCAGGTTTTAACGCGGTCGATCGAATATCTCACAGCGGCGAAGGAAACTGAACGGTACGGTAAGGAAGCAATCGAGGCAGTCTATTACACGCGACGTGTATGGTTGCGGTTCATAGAGGATCTTAAACAGCCCGAGAACGAACTCAGCGTTGAACTAAGAGCAAACTTAATCTCGATAGCAATCTGGATTCTCAAAGAGTGCGAGCAGATACGCAAGCGCAAGTCGCAGAATTACCAGGCCATCATTGACGTGACAACCATCATCCGGGATGGATTAAAATGA
- a CDS encoding alpha-glucoside ABC transporter permease, producing the protein MHKGSVRSPLTWFVHLSVLFLVILWTLPTAGLFISAIRDKDQIVASGWWTALSTSTQNAIYRAPGPDKQVEENGTFVISGNVFEGGQGTVGAFGNSSQDPAAFEAGATADLKDDVKLTVEANGDFRLTSPKAFEGTRGQRIFYTAAIPPRFTLENYRNVLMAEGIGQSFINSLTVAIPATIIPILVAAFAAYALAWMPFPGRSLILAVIVGLLVVPLQMSLIPLLKMYNGIGAFFGVPSKTYLGIWLAHMGFGLPLAIYLLRNYIAGLPREIMESARVDGASDFTIFTRIVLPLSYPALASFAIFQFLWTWNDLLVAMVFLGTGNDELVLTGRLVNLLGSRGGKWEILTASAFITIIVPLLVFFALQRYLVRGLLAGSVKGG; encoded by the coding sequence ATGCATAAAGGCAGTGTTCGCTCGCCACTGACGTGGTTTGTCCATCTTTCCGTTCTTTTCCTAGTGATCCTCTGGACCCTGCCGACGGCCGGCCTGTTCATTTCGGCCATTCGCGACAAGGACCAGATCGTTGCTTCCGGCTGGTGGACCGCGCTTTCGACATCGACCCAGAATGCCATCTATCGCGCTCCGGGTCCCGACAAGCAGGTCGAGGAAAACGGCACCTTCGTCATCTCAGGCAATGTCTTCGAGGGTGGTCAGGGAACCGTCGGCGCTTTCGGCAATTCGAGCCAGGATCCGGCAGCCTTCGAGGCCGGAGCCACCGCCGACCTGAAGGATGACGTCAAGCTGACGGTCGAGGCGAACGGCGATTTCCGGCTGACCTCGCCCAAGGCTTTCGAAGGGACGCGTGGTCAGCGCATCTTCTACACGGCCGCCATTCCGCCGCGCTTCACGCTGGAAAACTATCGCAACGTATTGATGGCGGAAGGCATCGGCCAGTCCTTCATCAACTCGCTGACGGTCGCGATCCCGGCAACGATCATCCCGATCCTCGTTGCAGCATTCGCGGCCTATGCGCTGGCATGGATGCCGTTCCCCGGCCGGTCGCTCATCCTCGCCGTCATCGTCGGTCTGCTGGTCGTGCCGCTGCAGATGTCGCTCATCCCGCTTCTGAAGATGTATAACGGCATCGGTGCGTTCTTCGGGGTGCCATCCAAGACCTATCTCGGCATCTGGCTCGCCCATATGGGCTTCGGCCTGCCACTCGCGATCTATCTCCTGCGCAACTACATCGCCGGCCTGCCGCGGGAAATCATGGAATCCGCCCGCGTCGACGGTGCTTCGGATTTTACTATCTTCACCAGGATCGTGCTGCCGCTGTCCTATCCGGCGCTCGCGTCCTTCGCCATCTTTCAGTTCCTGTGGACCTGGAACGACCTGCTGGTCGCCATGGTCTTTCTTGGGACCGGCAATGACGAACTGGTCCTGACGGGCCGTCTCGTCAACCTTCTCGGCTCGCGCGGCGGCAAGTGGGAAATCCTCACCGCCTCGGCCTTCATTACCATCATCGTACCGTTGCTCGTCTTCTTCGCGCTCCAGCGCTACCTCGTCCGCGGCCTGCTGGCCGGTTCGGTCAAGGGCGGTTGA
- a CDS encoding alpha-glucoside ABC transporter permease, whose amino-acid sequence MQQLLYALLTIVIGIAGAIGYFYGSNLLLDLIFPSRLADTAQASRNIRRANLVRPWLFLGPAIVSLSIYLVYPVFSSVAYSLFDRAGTTFVGLANYRWMLHDVEFRQSIFNNMLWLIVVPAASTLFGLIIAALTDRIWWGNIAKSLIFMPMAISFVGASVIWKFVYDYRDSGSEQIGILNAIVVAFGGEPQIWITLPFWNNFFLMVILIWIQTGFAMVLLSAALRGIPEETIEAAVIDGANPWQIFLKIKVPQIWGTIAVVWTTITILVLKVFDIVLAMTNGQWQTQVLANLMFDWMFRGGGDFGRGASIAVVIMVMVVPIMIWNIRNARREMEGR is encoded by the coding sequence TTGCAACAGTTACTCTATGCGCTGCTGACGATTGTGATCGGGATTGCCGGAGCGATCGGCTATTTCTATGGCTCGAACCTGCTGCTCGATCTGATCTTTCCGTCGCGGCTTGCCGATACGGCGCAGGCCTCGCGAAACATCCGCCGTGCGAACCTCGTTCGTCCCTGGCTGTTCCTCGGCCCGGCCATCGTGTCGCTGTCGATATATCTGGTCTATCCGGTGTTTTCGTCGGTGGCCTACTCGCTGTTCGATCGGGCGGGCACCACATTCGTCGGTCTCGCGAATTATCGCTGGATGCTCCACGACGTCGAATTCCGCCAGTCGATTTTCAACAACATGCTGTGGCTGATCGTCGTGCCGGCGGCTTCCACGCTGTTCGGACTGATCATCGCTGCGCTCACCGACCGCATCTGGTGGGGCAATATCGCCAAATCCCTGATCTTCATGCCGATGGCGATTTCCTTCGTCGGCGCGTCCGTCATCTGGAAGTTCGTCTATGACTACCGCGACTCCGGTTCGGAGCAGATCGGCATCCTGAACGCCATCGTCGTGGCGTTCGGCGGTGAGCCGCAGATCTGGATCACGCTGCCCTTCTGGAATAATTTCTTCCTGATGGTCATCCTTATCTGGATCCAGACCGGCTTTGCCATGGTGCTCCTGTCGGCGGCGCTTCGCGGTATTCCGGAGGAAACCATCGAGGCTGCCGTCATCGATGGCGCCAATCCCTGGCAGATCTTCCTGAAGATCAAGGTGCCGCAGATCTGGGGCACGATCGCCGTCGTCTGGACGACCATTACCATTCTCGTCCTCAAGGTCTTTGATATCGTGCTGGCCATGACCAATGGCCAGTGGCAGACGCAGGTGCTTGCGAACCTGATGTTCGACTGGATGTTCCGCGGCGGTGGCGATTTCGGTCGCGGTGCCTCGATTGCCGTCGTCATCATGGTCATGGTCGTGCCGATCATGATCTGGAACATCCGCAACGCCCGCCGGGAAATGGAAGGACGCTGA
- a CDS encoding alpha-glucoside ABC transporter substrate-binding protein yields MKKTFLMTVAAVALFAGAAGAAELKFKPGEDSKFNWASLEEFKKSHAMAGQSVTIFGPWRGEDQALFESVLAYFQDATGINVKYSSSENYEQQIVIDTQAGSPPDVAILPQPGLIADLATKGYLVPLGEENKDWLLQNYAAGESWVDLSTYKGKDGKAAIYAFPYKIDVKSLIWYVPENFEDAGYEVPKTMEELKALTEKIVADGGTPWCIGLGSGGATGWPATDWVEDMMLRTQSADVYDKWVSNEIKFDDPAVVGAIEEFGWFAKNDKFVDGGAAGVASTDFRDSPKGLFTSPPKCYLHHQASFIPSFFPEGTVVGQDADFFYMPPYESKKELGNPVLGAGTLAMITKDTPAARAFIDFLKTPIAHELWMAQSSFLTPYKSVNMDAYANAPMRKQGDILLGATTFRFDGSDLMPGKIGAGAFWTGMVDYTGGKSAADVAAGIQKAWDGLK; encoded by the coding sequence ATGAAGAAAACATTTTTGATGACTGTCGCGGCGGTCGCGCTCTTTGCAGGAGCTGCAGGCGCTGCGGAGCTGAAATTCAAGCCCGGTGAGGATTCGAAATTCAACTGGGCAAGCCTTGAGGAATTCAAGAAGTCGCATGCCATGGCGGGCCAGTCGGTGACGATTTTTGGGCCCTGGCGCGGCGAGGACCAGGCCCTTTTCGAAAGTGTTTTGGCCTATTTTCAGGATGCTACCGGCATCAACGTGAAGTATTCCTCCTCCGAAAACTATGAGCAGCAGATCGTTATCGACACCCAGGCCGGTAGCCCGCCGGATGTCGCGATCCTGCCGCAGCCGGGCCTCATCGCCGATCTCGCCACCAAGGGTTACCTTGTGCCGCTCGGCGAGGAGAACAAGGATTGGCTGCTGCAGAACTATGCCGCCGGCGAGTCCTGGGTGGACCTCTCCACCTACAAGGGCAAGGACGGCAAGGCCGCCATCTATGCCTTCCCCTACAAGATCGATGTGAAGTCGCTGATCTGGTATGTGCCGGAAAACTTCGAGGATGCCGGTTATGAAGTTCCCAAGACCATGGAGGAACTCAAGGCCCTGACCGAGAAGATCGTCGCCGATGGCGGCACGCCCTGGTGCATCGGTCTCGGCTCTGGCGGTGCGACCGGCTGGCCGGCGACCGACTGGGTCGAGGACATGATGCTGCGCACCCAGTCCGCCGACGTCTACGACAAGTGGGTATCGAACGAGATCAAGTTCGACGATCCGGCCGTTGTCGGCGCAATCGAGGAATTCGGCTGGTTCGCCAAGAACGACAAGTTTGTCGACGGTGGTGCGGCCGGGGTCGCGTCCACCGACTTCCGCGACAGCCCGAAGGGCCTCTTCACCTCGCCGCCGAAGTGCTACCTGCATCACCAGGCGTCCTTCATTCCGTCCTTCTTCCCGGAAGGCACGGTTGTCGGTCAGGATGCCGATTTCTTCTACATGCCTCCGTATGAGAGCAAGAAGGAACTCGGCAATCCGGTTCTCGGTGCCGGCACGCTTGCCATGATCACCAAAGATACGCCGGCTGCCCGCGCCTTCATCGACTTCCTGAAGACGCCGATCGCGCATGAACTCTGGATGGCGCAGTCCAGCTTCCTCACGCCGTACAAGTCGGTGAACATGGACGCTTATGCCAATGCGCCGATGCGCAAGCAGGGCGACATCCTGCTCGGCGCCACCACCTTCCGCTTCGATGGTTCCGACCTGATGCCCGGCAAGATCGGTGCCGGCGCTTTCTGGACGGGCATGGTCGACTACACCGGCGGCAAGTCCGCTGCCGATGTCGCCGCCGGTATCCAGAAGGCCTGGGACGGCCTGAAGTAA
- a CDS encoding flagellar hook-associated protein FlgK: MSLASALNTTKSIFSNTSTQTSVVSTNISSATTSDYNRRTAVTTTNAYSGATTVKVERTEDAALLKQVLQSISDDAGQQSLLAGLETLNSVMGGNEYSATPSESLSALREALQTYAASPSDSTLAAAAVAAANDVATSLNQQTGSVQELRADTDGEIATTVDKLNQLLTDFEKVNNEVKTATASGTDANNALDTRESLLKQISQIIGISTTVRENNDIAIYTTTGVTLFETVPRKVSFEATTAYDANTVGNAVYIDGVALPAGQGSSTSAMGSLQALVQLRDEVYPGYQNQLDEIARSTILLFSEVDTGNAAVAGLFTTVDASVVDFETADVIPGLAGLITVSSTAQSDPSSLRDGDIAGVDQNTESAAGFSDLLYKYVAGFETQMTFDADANISTKATLLDYATDSVGWVEEYRSDATTAAENTSAMLNRSEEAYSNTTGVNLDEELILLLDIEQSYKAASKLLSTIDEMLASLMEAAS, from the coding sequence ATGTCACTCGCTTCTGCGTTGAATACAACAAAGTCAATTTTCAGCAATACATCGACCCAGACCTCGGTCGTGTCGACGAATATTTCTAGTGCTACGACAAGCGACTATAATCGACGCACTGCGGTGACCACCACGAATGCCTATTCGGGTGCCACAACGGTCAAGGTGGAACGCACGGAAGATGCAGCACTGCTGAAGCAGGTGCTGCAATCCATCTCCGACGACGCCGGCCAGCAAAGCCTGCTGGCCGGACTCGAAACCCTGAACTCGGTCATGGGCGGCAACGAGTATTCGGCTACCCCGTCCGAATCTCTCTCCGCCTTGCGTGAGGCCTTGCAGACCTACGCGGCCTCGCCGAGCGATTCCACGCTGGCCGCTGCCGCTGTCGCGGCCGCCAATGACGTGGCCACCTCGCTGAACCAGCAGACCGGGTCTGTCCAGGAATTGCGTGCCGATACTGACGGCGAGATTGCGACCACGGTCGACAAGCTCAATCAGCTGTTGACCGACTTCGAGAAGGTCAACAACGAGGTCAAGACGGCGACGGCCAGTGGCACCGACGCAAACAATGCTCTTGACACCCGCGAGAGCCTGCTCAAGCAGATCTCGCAGATCATCGGCATCTCGACGACGGTGCGTGAAAACAACGACATTGCGATCTACACCACAACCGGTGTGACCCTGTTTGAAACCGTCCCCCGGAAGGTATCCTTTGAGGCGACGACGGCCTATGATGCCAACACGGTCGGCAATGCCGTCTATATTGATGGCGTCGCGCTTCCTGCGGGCCAGGGCAGCAGCACCTCCGCCATGGGATCGCTCCAGGCGTTGGTACAGTTGCGTGACGAAGTCTATCCCGGCTACCAGAACCAGCTCGATGAAATCGCTCGCAGCACGATACTGCTCTTTTCCGAGGTGGACACGGGCAACGCCGCTGTTGCAGGCCTCTTCACCACCGTCGATGCCTCGGTGGTCGATTTCGAGACCGCTGATGTCATCCCTGGCTTGGCCGGCCTGATCACGGTTTCTTCGACGGCCCAGTCCGATCCGAGCTCGCTACGTGACGGCGATATCGCCGGCGTCGATCAGAACACGGAAAGCGCTGCCGGCTTCTCGGATCTGCTCTACAAATATGTCGCCGGTTTCGAAACGCAGATGACGTTCGATGCCGATGCCAACATTTCGACCAAGGCAACGCTGCTGGATTACGCCACCGACTCCGTCGGCTGGGTCGAGGAATATCGCAGCGACGCAACGACGGCAGCGGAAAACACCTCGGCCATGCTGAACCGGTCCGAGGAAGCCTATTCCAATACCACCGGCGTCAATCTCGACGAAGAACTCATCCTGCTGCTCGATATCGAACAGTCCTACAAGGCGGCTTCCAAGCTGCTTTCGACGATCGATGAGATGCTGGCTAGCCTGATGGAGGCCGCGAGCTAA